A part of Chanos chanos chromosome 9, fChaCha1.1, whole genome shotgun sequence genomic DNA contains:
- the znf384b gene encoding zinc finger protein 384b isoform X1, which translates to MMEDSHFNPSYFWSPVPGQIENAMFLNKMKEHLGGQEKGPAFPHGSAHYPTAVLAVPGAVAMDTAAGGRAPKQEGSGAGSGGHTHPPHTTQNITVLPVPSTGIMTAAGLVITTPQGTLVSPVSSAQSFPPGHPTMILHTANTEKKEDVGGPPPVVIPTVSKRGRKKKSMLQQVGPPTGSHALATGSDALILAHLAAGAQHHPSDPYDLSNGDQEHVVKEGGKTYRCRMCSMTFCSKSAMQIHSKSHTEVKPHKCPHCSKTFANVSYLNQHTRIHTGAKPYCCTYCHKAFRQLSHLQQHARNHTESKPHKCPHCTKSFANTSYLAQHIRIHTGVKPYTCSYCHKAFRQLSHLQQHHRIHTGDRPYKCLHPGCEKAFTQLSNLQSHRRQHNKDKPYKCHNCNRGYTDAASLEVHLTKHTVKHAKLYSCSLCNRNYTSETYLLKHMRKHNPDPLTAAAAAAVASAQQNQAAQSQQSPGRAGGARGERSDGGRGQGGAGQAQGHHGYGPADGVPCAFDLHQYKTVAAGDIQYKPVAVGDLSAAHKDLCLTVANSALQVEHLNS; encoded by the exons ATGATGGAAGATTCCCATTTTAACCCCTCCTACTTCTGGTCTCCAGTGCCCGGACAG ATTGAGAACGCAATGTTTCTGAACAAGATGAAAGAACACTTGGGGGGGCAGGAGAAAGGCCCCGCCTTCCCCCATGGCTCCGCCCACTATCCTACTGCAGTGCTAGCCGTGCCCGGTGCTGTCGCCATGGATACGGCGGCCGGGGGTCGGGCTCCCAAACAGGAAGGGTCTGGAGCGGGAAGTGGGGgccacacccacccacctcaTACCACCCAGAACATTACTGTCTTACCTGTTCCCTCTACAGGCATCATgactgcag cggGGTTGGTGATCACTACACCCCAGGGCACACTggtgtctcctgtctcctccgCTCAGTCGTTTCCACCAGGTCACCCGACCATGATCctccacacagcaaacacag agaaaaaagaggacgTGGGCGGTCCTCCGCCGGTTGTCATACCAACCGTGTCGAAGCGAGGACGGAAGAAGAAGTCCATGCTCCAGCAGGTGGGCCCGCCCACAGGAAGTCACGCCCTGGCCACAGGAAGTGACGCGCTGATCCTGGCTCACCTGGCAGCAGGGGCTCAG CACCATCCGAGTGACCCATATGACCTGTCGAACGGCGACCAGGAGCATGTGGTTAAAGAAGGCGGGAAAACCTACAG gTGTCGGATGTGTAGTATGACGTTTTGCAGTAAGTCGGCGATGCAGATCCACTCTAAGTCTCACACGGAGGTGAAGCCGCACAAGTGCCCTCACTGCTCCAAAACCTTCGCCAACGTCAGCTACCTCAACcagcacacacgcatacacacagggGCCAAGCCCTACTGCTGCACCTACTGCCACAAGGCTTTCAGACAACTCAGTCACCTGCAGCAGCACGCACG gaaTCACACAGAGTCGAAGCCTCATAAGTGTCCCCACTGCACCAAGTCCTTTGCCAACACCAGTTACCTGGCCCAGCACATCCGCATTCACACGGGAGTCAAACCCTACACCTGCTCCTACTGCCACAAGGCCTTCAGACAGCTCAGTCACCTCCAGCAACACCACAG GATCCATACTGGAGACAGGCCCTATAAGTGTCTCCATCCCGGATGTGAGAAAGCTTTCACGCAACTCTCTAACCTTCAG TCTCACCGCCGACAGCATAATAAGGATAAGCCATATAAGTGTCACAACTGTAACCGTGGTTACACGGACGCTGCGAGCCTGGAGGTTCATCTGACCAAACACACCGTTAAACACGCCAAACTCTACTCCTGCAGTCTCTGTAACCGCAACTACACCTCg gagaCCTATCTGTTGAAACACATGCGGAAACACAACCCTGATCCTCTCACCGCGGCAGCGGCAGCGGCTGTGGCCTCAGCCCAGCAGAACCAGGCCGCCCAGTCTCAGCAGAGCCCCGGCCGGGCGGGCGGGGCCCGGGGCGAGAGGAGCGACGGCGGGAGGGGTCAGGGGGGCGCGGGTCAGGCCCAAGGTCACCACGGTTACGGCCCGGCGGACGGCGTGCCCTGCGCCTTCGACCTGCATCAGTACAAGACGGTTGCCGCGGGAGACATCCAGTACAAGCCGGTCGCCGTCGGCGACCTGTCGGCCGCTCACAAAGACCTCTGTCTCACCGTGGCCAACTCCGCCCTGCAGGTGGAGCACCTCAACTCCTGA
- the znf384b gene encoding zinc finger protein 384b isoform X2, with product MMEDSHFNPSYFWSPVPGQIENAMFLNKMKEHLGGQEKGPAFPHGSAHYPTAVLAVPGAVAMDTAAGGRAPKQEGSGAGSGGHTHPPHTTQNITVLPVPSTGIMTAAGLVITTPQGTLVSPVSSAQSFPPGHPTMILHTANTEKKEDVGGPPPVVIPTVSKRGRKKKSMLQQVGPPTGSHALATGSDALILAHLAAGAQHHPSDPYDLSNGDQEHVVKEGGKTYRCRMCSMTFCSKSAMQIHSKSHTEVKPHKCPHCSKTFANVSYLNQHTRIHTGAKPYCCTYCHKAFRQLSHLQQHARNHTESKPHKCPHCTKSFANTSYLAQHIRIHTGVKPYTCSYCHKAFRQLSHLQQHHRIHTGDRPYKCLHPGCEKAFTQLSNLQSHRRQHNKDKPYKCHNCNRGYTDAASLEVHLTKHTVKHAKLYSCSLCNRNYTSTYLLKHMRKHNPDPLTAAAAAAVASAQQNQAAQSQQSPGRAGGARGERSDGGRGQGGAGQAQGHHGYGPADGVPCAFDLHQYKTVAAGDIQYKPVAVGDLSAAHKDLCLTVANSALQVEHLNS from the exons ATGATGGAAGATTCCCATTTTAACCCCTCCTACTTCTGGTCTCCAGTGCCCGGACAG ATTGAGAACGCAATGTTTCTGAACAAGATGAAAGAACACTTGGGGGGGCAGGAGAAAGGCCCCGCCTTCCCCCATGGCTCCGCCCACTATCCTACTGCAGTGCTAGCCGTGCCCGGTGCTGTCGCCATGGATACGGCGGCCGGGGGTCGGGCTCCCAAACAGGAAGGGTCTGGAGCGGGAAGTGGGGgccacacccacccacctcaTACCACCCAGAACATTACTGTCTTACCTGTTCCCTCTACAGGCATCATgactgcag cggGGTTGGTGATCACTACACCCCAGGGCACACTggtgtctcctgtctcctccgCTCAGTCGTTTCCACCAGGTCACCCGACCATGATCctccacacagcaaacacag agaaaaaagaggacgTGGGCGGTCCTCCGCCGGTTGTCATACCAACCGTGTCGAAGCGAGGACGGAAGAAGAAGTCCATGCTCCAGCAGGTGGGCCCGCCCACAGGAAGTCACGCCCTGGCCACAGGAAGTGACGCGCTGATCCTGGCTCACCTGGCAGCAGGGGCTCAG CACCATCCGAGTGACCCATATGACCTGTCGAACGGCGACCAGGAGCATGTGGTTAAAGAAGGCGGGAAAACCTACAG gTGTCGGATGTGTAGTATGACGTTTTGCAGTAAGTCGGCGATGCAGATCCACTCTAAGTCTCACACGGAGGTGAAGCCGCACAAGTGCCCTCACTGCTCCAAAACCTTCGCCAACGTCAGCTACCTCAACcagcacacacgcatacacacagggGCCAAGCCCTACTGCTGCACCTACTGCCACAAGGCTTTCAGACAACTCAGTCACCTGCAGCAGCACGCACG gaaTCACACAGAGTCGAAGCCTCATAAGTGTCCCCACTGCACCAAGTCCTTTGCCAACACCAGTTACCTGGCCCAGCACATCCGCATTCACACGGGAGTCAAACCCTACACCTGCTCCTACTGCCACAAGGCCTTCAGACAGCTCAGTCACCTCCAGCAACACCACAG GATCCATACTGGAGACAGGCCCTATAAGTGTCTCCATCCCGGATGTGAGAAAGCTTTCACGCAACTCTCTAACCTTCAG TCTCACCGCCGACAGCATAATAAGGATAAGCCATATAAGTGTCACAACTGTAACCGTGGTTACACGGACGCTGCGAGCCTGGAGGTTCATCTGACCAAACACACCGTTAAACACGCCAAACTCTACTCCTGCAGTCTCTGTAACCGCAACTACACCTCg aCCTATCTGTTGAAACACATGCGGAAACACAACCCTGATCCTCTCACCGCGGCAGCGGCAGCGGCTGTGGCCTCAGCCCAGCAGAACCAGGCCGCCCAGTCTCAGCAGAGCCCCGGCCGGGCGGGCGGGGCCCGGGGCGAGAGGAGCGACGGCGGGAGGGGTCAGGGGGGCGCGGGTCAGGCCCAAGGTCACCACGGTTACGGCCCGGCGGACGGCGTGCCCTGCGCCTTCGACCTGCATCAGTACAAGACGGTTGCCGCGGGAGACATCCAGTACAAGCCGGTCGCCGTCGGCGACCTGTCGGCCGCTCACAAAGACCTCTGTCTCACCGTGGCCAACTCCGCCCTGCAGGTGGAGCACCTCAACTCCTGA
- the gnl1 gene encoding guanine nucleotide-binding protein-like 1, whose amino-acid sequence MPRKKPFSNKQKKKQLQVKRERKRGETGSHPNSRNASVERAAGRDRHSDTSDSETTDLRKINQQPITRITKHDPNRFRLHFEKESKEDVEKRRKMAREKVLEAVAEKELEISIEDVYPEENGLSFPRRPPWHYRMQREELLKKEERSFREFLDSLHAKNPPGTLSHFEHNLETWRQLWRVLEMSDVVLLIVDIRHPVLQFPPSLYKYVTADLQKQMILVLNKVDLCPAPLVLAWKHYLTTLYPSLHCVCFTSHPGQPYSTILQKKRMRRKVGWNKAGGPIHIMRACQEITAGRVDLSSWEKKIQRDAIAVGSEGDGTDDGAESVVMEHQSDSALEMNSPTQELYKDGVLTLGCIGFPNVGKSSVLNSLVGRKVVSVSRTPGHTKYFQTYYLTPTVKLCDCPGLVFPSRVDKQLQVLAGIYPVSQLREPYTSVGYLCERTPFVSLLNLRHPSLSDQPPDVHNTGAEAWTAWDVCEAWAERRGYKTAKAARNDVYRAANSLLRLAMDGRVCLCLRPPGYTEQTDQWESHPDLAEIIALQGRKDEEESGERDEEEEGESSSEGEEEERDRDADDDDDDDDDDEEDGAKTEKKDTQASSITVNMFSVLGENECE is encoded by the exons ATGCCACGAAAGAAGCCTTTCAGtaacaaacagaagaagaaacagcTCCAGGTGAAgcgggagagaaaaagag gtgagaCGGGTTCCCATCCCAACAGTCGGAATGCCAGCGTGGAGCGGGCCGCAGGCCGGGATCGCCATTCCGATACGTCTGACAGCGAAACCACAGACTTAAGGAAAATCAACCAGCAACCCATTACCAGAATAACCAAACATGACCCAAACAG GTTCCGTCTGCACTTTGAGAAGGAGAGTAAAGAGgatgtggagaagaggaggaaaatggcccgagagaaggttctggaagcCGTCGCGGAGAAAGAGCTGGAGATTAGCATCGAGGACGTGTACCCTGAGGAGAACG GGCTTAGTTTCCCCCGGCGACCACCGTGGCACTACAGGATGCAGCGGGAGGAGCTGCTGAAGAAAGAGGAGCGCTCCTTCAGGGAGTTCCTGGACTCCCTTCACGCCAAGAACCCCCCAGGAACACTGAGTCACTTTGAGCATAACCTGGAG acctgGAGACAGCTGTGGCGTGTGCTGGAGATGTCTGATGTGGTTCTGCTCATAGTGGACATTCGACACCCG gTGCTGCAGTTTCCCCCGTCGCTGTATAAGTATGTGACAGCGGACCTACAGAAGCAGATGATTCTGGTTCTGAATAAGGTTGATTTGTGCCCCGCCCCACTGGTGTTGGCATGGAAACACTACCTGACCACACTTTATCCcagtctgcactgtgtgtgctTCACCTCTCACCCAGGACAACCATACAGCACCA tcctgcagaagaagaggatgaggaggaaagTGGGCTGGAACAAAGCAGGAGGACCAATCCACATCATGAGGGCGTGTCAGGAGATCACGGCAGGAAGAG TGGATCTGAGCAGTTGGGAGAAGAAGATTCAGAGGGATGCCATCGCCGTGGGGTCGGAAGGGGACGGGACGGACGACGGGGCGGAGTCTGTTGTCATGGAGCACCAGAGTGACTCCGCCCTGGAGATGAACAGCCCCACCCAGGAGCTGTACAAGGATGGAGTTCTAACGCTCGGATGTATAG gtttCCCTAATGTGGGAAAGTCGTCAGTGCTGAACAGTCTGGTGGGGAGGAAGGTGGTGAGTGTGTCTCGCACTCCTGGTCACACTAAATACTTCCAGACGTATTACCTCACGCCCACCGTCAAACTGTGTGACTGCCCAGGCCTGGTCTTCCCCTCCCGCGTCGACAAACAGCTACAG gtcTTGGCTGGTATCTACCCAGTGTCTCAGCTGCGGGAGCCGTATACGTCAGTGGGCTACCTGTGTGAACGAACTCCGTTTGTCTCCTTACTCAACCTCAGACATCCCAGTCTGTCCGACCAGCCGCCCGACGTCCACAACACCGGGGCCGAGGCCTGGACGGCCTGGGACGTGTGTGAAG CGTGGGCGGAGAGGAGGGGCTATAAGACGGCCAAGGCGGCGCGGAATGACGTGTACCGAGCGGCCAATAGCCTGCTGAGACTGGCCATGGATGGGagggtctgtttgtgtctccGCCCCCCAGGCtacacagagcagacag atcaGTGGGAGTCCCATCCAGACCTGGCTGAGATCATCGCTTTACAGGGAAGAAAGGATGAggaagagagtggagagagggatgaggaggaggagggagagtcCAGTtcggagggagaggaggaagaacgGGACAGAGATGCAGACgacgatgacgacgatgatgatgatgatgaagaggatggcgcaaagacagagaaaaaggacacACAGGCATCTAGCATCACTGTAAACATGTTTAGTGTTTtaggagagaatgaatgtgagtGA